One genomic segment of Sorex araneus isolate mSorAra2 chromosome X, mSorAra2.pri, whole genome shotgun sequence includes these proteins:
- the LOC101542575 gene encoding protein O-mannose kinase-like → MQEDFLHGLQMLKSLQSKHVVTLLGYCEEDNTVLTEYHPLGSLSNLEETVNLPKYQHMNTWPQRLQLAIAYVSIIDYLHHSPAGTRVMCDSNDLPKTLSQYLLTSNFSIIPSDLDALPLVNHSSEPLVKCGHRQLHRDFVAPEQLWPHGENVPFQDDLMPPYDEKVDIWKIPDVSSFLLGHVEGSDMVRFHLFDIHKACKSQTPAERPTAQAVLDTYHKGLSSLRETLVPQTREML, encoded by the coding sequence ATGCAAGAGGATTTCCTGCACGGACTTCAGATGCTCAAATCTCTACAGAGCAAACATGTTGTCACACTGCTTGGCTACTGTGAGGAAGACAACACTGTTCTCACTGAGTACCACCCCTTAGGCTCCTTGAGCAACTTGGAAGAGACTGTGAACCTTCCCAAGTACCAGCACATGAACACGTGGCCGCAACGACTGCAGCTGGCCATCGCTTACGTGAGTATCATTGACTACCTGCACCACAGCCCCGCGGGCACGCGGGTAATGTGTGACTCCAATGATTTGCCCAAGACGCTGTCCCAGTATTTGCTGACCAGTAACTTCAGTATCATCCCCAGTGACCTAGACGCCCTGCCCCTGGTGAACCACAGCTCCGAGCCGCTGGTGAAGTGTGGCCACAGGCAGCTCCACAGAGACTTTGTGGCCCCAGAGCAGCTGTGGCCCCATGGGGAAAATGTGCCTTTTCAGGATGACCTCATGCCTCCGTATGACGAGAAGGTTGATATTTGGAAGATTCCAGATGTCTCAAGTTTCCTTTTGGGACACGTGGAAGGGAGTGATATGGTCCGCTTCCATTTGTTTGACATTCATAAGGCGTGTAAGAGCCAGACTCCCGCAGAAAGGCCCACTGCTCAGGCTGTGCTGGATACTTACCACAAGGGCTTGAGTTCACTTAGAGAGACTTTAGTGCCTCAGACAAGAGAAATGCTCTAA